In Xyrauchen texanus isolate HMW12.3.18 chromosome 35, RBS_HiC_50CHRs, whole genome shotgun sequence, one DNA window encodes the following:
- the LOC127628779 gene encoding deoxyribonuclease gamma-like, giving the protein MTADLKLFLLTISIFYGLLTCYGFKICAFNVQSFGDSKSADPKIMNYISRIIARCDVCLLQEVRDQKNKALPRLVAALNGISRDGEFDYVASERLGRTQTYQEQYVFVYRKSTAKLKNRYQYPDTQKGDIDAFSREPFVVHFEAPKTVAKEFVLIPQHTTPSNATKEIDELYDVFVDIRKRWKIENVMFLGDFNAACGYVAKKNRKNIRLFSDTSFIWLIKDNVDTTVKQSTDCAYDRIVVHGESFLRTIESYSAQPFNFAKEFRLTEAQALEVSDHYPIEVDLKMIDSKTNRASCLMPTVFVLNIILLLQII; this is encoded by the exons ATGACTGCTGATCTCAAACTTTTCCTCCTCACCATCTCCATCTTCTATGGCCTGCTTACTTGCTATGGCTTCAAAATTTGTGCCTTTAATGTCCAGAGTTTTGGTGACTCTAAATCAGCAGATCccaaaatcatgaattatatttCACGG ATCATAGCTCGTTGTGACGTATGCTTGCTCCAGGAGGTCAGAGACCAGAAAAATAAAGCCCTACCCCGCCTTGTTGCTGCACTCAATGG AATTTCCAGAGATGGTGAGTTTGACTATGTGGCGAGTGAGCGTCTCGGGAGAACACAAACCTATCAGGAGcaatatgtttttgtttacag GAAAAGTACAGCCAAGCTAAAAAATCGGTATCAGTATCCAGATACACAGAAAGGGGACATTGATGCTTTCTCCAGAGAACCCTTTGTGGTACATTTTGAAGCCCCTAAAACAG TGGCCAAGGAGTTTGTCTTGATTCCACAGCACACCACTCCCTCAAATGCCACCAAAGAGATTGACGAACTCTATGATGTCTTTGTGGATATTAGAAAGCGATGGAAAATCGAG AATGTGATGTTCCTTGGCGACTTCAATGCAGCTTGTGGTTATGTGGCTAAAAAGAACAGGAAGAATATCAGACTTTTCTCTGACACCTCTTTCATTTGGCTGATTAAGGATAATGTGGATACTACAGTGAAACAGTCAACTGACTGTGCATATGACAG AATTGTTGTACATGGAGAGTCATTTCTCAGAACAATTGAGTCTTATTCAGCACAGCCATTCAATTTTGCCAAGGAATTCCGTCTTACAGAGGCTCAG GCTCTAGAAGTGAGTGATCACTACCCCATTGAGGTGGACCTTAAGATGATAGActccaaaacaaacagagcatctTGCCTCATGCCTACAGTCTTTGTCCTCAATATCATATTGCTATTGCAGATAATATGA
- the LOC127628780 gene encoding 60S ribosomal protein L10-like encodes MGIVSPLKRLLLFVLQIATMGRRPARCYRYCKNKPYPKSRFCRGVPDPKIRIFDLGRKKAKVDEFPLCGHMVSDEYEQLSSEALEAARICANKYMVKTCGKDGFHIRVRLHPFHVIRINKMLSCAGADRLQTGMRGAFGKPQGTVARVNIGQVIMSVRTKAQNKEHVIEALRRAKFKFPGRQKIHISKKYGFTKFNATEFDAMLAEKRVIPDGCGVKYIPSRGPLSRWKALHAN; translated from the exons atGGGCATAGTTTCCCCCTTAAAACGATTGCTATTGTTTGTATTACAGATCGCAACCATGGGCCGGCGTCCAGCCCGTTG CTACAGATACTGTAAGAACAAGCCTTACCCCAAGTCCCGTTTCTGTCGGGGTGTGCCTG ATCCCAAAATCAGGATCTTCGACTTGGGCAGGAAGAAGGCTAAGGTGGATGAGTTCCCCCTTTGCGGTCACATGGTATCTGATGAATATGAGCAGCTGTCCAGTGAAG CTCTTGAGGCTGCCCGTATCTGTGCTAACAAGTACATGGTGAAGACCTGTGGTAAAGATGGTTTCCACATCCGTGTCCGTCTGCACCCCTTCCATGTCATTCGAATCAACAAAATGTTATCCTGTGCCGGAGCTGATAG GCTCCAGACTGGGATGCGTGGTGCTTTTGGAAAGCCCCAGGGCACAGTGGCACGTGTGAACATTGGCCAGGTGATCATGTCTGTGCGCACAAAGGCCCAGAACAAGGAACACGTGATTGAGGCACTGAGGAGAGCCAAATTCAAGTTCCCAGGGCGTCAGAAG ATCCACATCTCCAAGAAGTATGGCTTCACAAAGTTCAATGCCACTGAATTTGATGCCATGTTGGCAGAGAAGCGTGTGATCCCTGATGGCTGTGGGGTGAAATACATCCCCAGCCGTGGACCCCTGAGCCGCTGGAAGGCCCTGCATGCCAATTAA
- the LOC127628953 gene encoding uncharacterized protein LOC127628953 isoform X1, with protein MSNESALAENIGRAVLAAIQNFSTATATASGTPQNTSAPTTYSNTLGPATPTTSTGTSYRSGSSTSANIPLPATDFASVTCLSNDYQGRHQISKEELEHVLSLKTTFTEAASILSISRPTFYKLLQDYNMPTSKFKSISDQQLDIELSQIKTEHPNVGEVMLMGHLRSKNIVVQRQRVRDSLRRMDPIGVLARRRTAIARRVYSVPHPNFIWHVDGNHKLIRWKLVVHGAIDGYSRMLMFLHCSNNNRAETVRDLFTAAVRQFGRPLHIRTDHGGENVQIWEDMHVSRGMALS; from the exons ATGTCAAACGAATCGGCGTTAGCCGAGAACATCGGCAGAGCCGTCCTGGCGGCTATACAAAATTTTTCAACAGCGACAGCAACAGCCTCTGGGACACCACAGAACACCTCA gCTCCCACCACCTACAGTAACACACTGGGGCCAGCCACACCCACCACCTCCACTGGGACATCATATCGCTCG GGCTCCAGCACCAGCGCTAACATACCTTTACCAGCAACAGACTTTGCTTCAGTGACCTGTCTTTCA AATGACTACCAAGGAAGACATCAGATTTCCAAAGAGGAGCTCGAACATGTTCTTTCTCTGAAAACCACCTTTACAGAAGCGGCATCTATTCTTTCAATTTCAAGGCCAACTTTCTACAAGTTACTTCAAGACTATAATATGCCAACGTCAAAATTTAAGAGCATCAGTGATCAACAGTTGGATATTGAATTGTCACAAATAAAAACTGAACACCCAAATGTTGGAGAAGTGATGCTTATGGGACATCTCCGCTCCAAAAACATTGTGGTTCAAAGACAACGAGTAAGAGATTCACTCCGAAGGATGGACCCAATTGGTGTCCTAGCCAGGAGAAGAACAGCAATAGCTAGGCGAGTATACTCTGTCCCACATCCAAATTTCATATGGCATGTAGACGGAAATCATAAGTTGATTAGGTGGAAATTGGTTGTTCATGGTGCCATAGATGGCTACAGTAGGATGTTAATGTTTCTTCACTGCTCCAACAATAATCGTGCTGAAACTGTAAGAGATCTCTTTACTGCAGCTGTTCGACAGTTTGGCAGACCACTGCACATCAGGACTGATCACGGAGGAGAGAACGTTCAGATTTGGGAGGACATGCATGTGAGCAGGGGGATGGCTCTGTCTTAA
- the LOC127628953 gene encoding uncharacterized protein LOC127628953 isoform X2, producing MSNESALAENIGRAVLAAIQNFSTATATASGTPQNTSAPTTYSNTLGPATPTTSTGTSYRSGSSTSANIPLPATDFASVTCLSNDYQGRHQISKEELEHVLSLKTTFTEAASILSISRPTFYKLLQDYNMPTSKFKSISDQQLDIELSQIKTEHPNVGEVMLMGHLRSKNIVVQRQRVRDSLRRMDPIGVLARRRTAIASCSTVWQTTAHQD from the exons ATGTCAAACGAATCGGCGTTAGCCGAGAACATCGGCAGAGCCGTCCTGGCGGCTATACAAAATTTTTCAACAGCGACAGCAACAGCCTCTGGGACACCACAGAACACCTCA gCTCCCACCACCTACAGTAACACACTGGGGCCAGCCACACCCACCACCTCCACTGGGACATCATATCGCTCG GGCTCCAGCACCAGCGCTAACATACCTTTACCAGCAACAGACTTTGCTTCAGTGACCTGTCTTTCA AATGACTACCAAGGAAGACATCAGATTTCCAAAGAGGAGCTCGAACATGTTCTTTCTCTGAAAACCACCTTTACAGAAGCGGCATCTATTCTTTCAATTTCAAGGCCAACTTTCTACAAGTTACTTCAAGACTATAATATGCCAACGTCAAAATTTAAGAGCATCAGTGATCAACAGTTGGATATTGAATTGTCACAAATAAAAACTGAACACCCAAATGTTGGAGAAGTGATGCTTATGGGACATCTCCGCTCCAAAAACATTGTGGTTCAAAGACAACGAGTAAGAGATTCACTCCGAAGGATGGACCCAATTGGTGTCCTAGCCAGGAGAAGAACAGCAATAGCTAG CTGTTCGACAGTTTGGCAGACCACTGCACATCAGGACTGA